The nucleotide window GGTAGCTTTCAGAAAGTGTTGTGTGAGCCTTGTTAATGAAACATAAATACTTTGGAAAGTCTTGCAATTGAAATGAGTTACTAAAGTTTTGGTGAGAATTTTGGTTTCTGTTCTTACAGTAGTTTTAATGGCTTTCGTTTAGCATAGAAAATACACACATCATCTAGAATGTTTTTGCTTGTTCATGTGTAAGCAGTCTTGTGGATTTACTCAGTTTTGAAGACTTGTTCTTCGAGTACTTGGTTCTGTACGAGATTTCAATACGATCATAGAGTAGAAACATATGTTGATGTTTATAAAGATATACTATATCAAAAGTAtttcttgaatatattattttgatgtttTATGAAGAATTTAACTCTATGGTGCTTCGATCAAAAGTACTCTAAGATAGGTGAACATCAGTCATTTAAGGGTCTAAACCTAGATCAAAAGGTACTTAATTGAATAGTCTGGAGTGGAGTGAATAGGGTGGTTGTAAGAAGCCTTGTCCAGACGtatgtttcattttaaaagttGAACTTggataattttttcaaaatgttTGGTTGAGTAATGTTAAGTGGCGGATCCAGCGTGATGTCCACgtaaaatccaaaataaaatcaattttacatGTAAATATACCTTAAATGAACTGGTTAGTGTATTGTCTTCTACATATGTGACCAGGGATCAAAATCTAATATGCGCGTTTTACTTAAATTGACATCgctcatttttttttgtatccGACAGTAGGTATAAATTGTTTGTGCCAAGTCTCTCATCATTCCACATTTGttgcttttttttgttttatgtttacGGTAATTCCCAGCTGTATGGCGTGGGAACTAAGTTGATTGAATAGTTGAAATATTTATGTTTGTATTACAATCACAGCTAGAGTTTGATAAATTGTTTTTCTTGTCTCGTTTCTTTCGTTCATCTTTTCTTGTCTAACTTTCAGCTAGCAAGTTAGCTGAAGAACTTGAAGGGTGGTTGAAAGAAGCTGGTCTAAGCAAATCTTCAGATGTACGAGGTGTTATTGCTCCGTAAGGCTTTGTGTCTTACCATCATTTATATGGTATATAAGAACTGTGATGGATATAACCCTGACTTTGGAAACCTAATATGATCAGGCACGCAGGATATTCATATTCAGGCCGAGCTGCAGCGTACGCATTTGGCAATATAGACCCAACAAATATGTGAGTGTTGTCTTTGAAATTCAATGCTTTTGAAATATTTGGCAACATAGACCTAACGAATATGTTAGTGTAATGAAAAGAATAATCTATTTagattctctttttttttctgttctttTTCCGGGAGTGTCGGGAATACTATATTGCGTCTTCTTATAAAGAATTTGTCGATGCAGCTCACGAGTGTTTCTGTTGGGTCCATCACACCACTACTACACTTCACAATGCGCTCTTTCGAGTACCACCGTTTACGAGACTCCTATAGGAGATCTGCCTATCGATTTAGAAGGTATGCGCATGCATTCATGAAATCTTTTTCTTTTCGGATCCAGTGTCTCTGCAAGCATGCTTGGATTGTTAATGTCTTAATGAGATGCTTTgtctaattttattaaaaatttagatTTGAACTCAAGGAAAATGTCATACTTTTACCAGATTTTCATATATTAacgcattggaatgaattttgtgaagaaaataagatgattggaGGAGAACAAGTATGACCATTTAACTTGTTAAGAGATTTTCCTACCAATTGgactaattttcttaattaccattcccaccatttaatacttACTACCAAACAGGCTGTTAAAGGTTTctgttaagaataacaaaatctTTTCagtatttgaattattttgtttaaattgtcTCAAAGTTCTCGCAAACGACGTTTGTTACTTCTTAGTTACATCTCAAGATACTGTGAAGAAAATTCATCAGTAATACTCTTTCTAATCTAATCAGTCATCGAGGAGCTAAAGGCAACTGGTAAATTTGAAATGATGAGTCTTCGGGTTGACGAGGCTGAACATAGCATGGAGATGCACCTGCCTTATCTTGCTAAAGTATTTGAAGGGTAACTTTTCATCTCTATGCTTGCTCCTTTTATGGACTGTAGACCATACCTTCGTCTTTGCTAGTCTAATTGTTTGGTAACAAAACCGCAGACATCCTGTAAAAGTCGTTCCGATATTAGTGGGCGCTGTTAGCGCTGAAAGTGAAGCCATGTATGGCCGATTGTTGGCTAAATATGTAGATGATCCCAGCAATTTCTTCTCAGTATCCTCGGATTTTTGTCACTGGGGGACCCGGTATGCCTTTCACATAGTTCCTTTTCTCTACTATTCCCATATTATGCCCAGTTTCTTTCATTAGCTTTATCCTTCAAGTTTCGGTTCCTAAATGCTTATAGTTCCCGGTTGTTCTTCCTTTAGCTTCAACTACACGTACTACGACAAGAAACACGGAGCCATCCACAAGTCAATTGAAGCATTGGATCGTATGGGAATGGATATAATCGAAACAGGAGATCCTGATGCTTTCAAGAATTATTTGTTGAAATTCGACAATACCATTTGTGGCCGTCATCCCATTAGTGTCTTCCTTCATGTAAGTTCCCCGTGTATGTCGTGTTAAATAAGATCCATTTTCCGAACTATTTAGAAATTTAGCTTCAAACTTAACGAAAAATATATCGTTTCCTTATTTTTCAGATGTTGAAAAACATCTCAACCAAGATAAAGATTAAATTTCTCCGGTATGAACAGTCAAGCGAATGCAAGAGCATGCGAGATAGTAGTGTAAGCTATGCATCAGCGGCAGCAAAGGTAGACAAATGAAACTTCAAGTGCTCGTTATCTCCTATGCGTTTTAGTCATATCGGAGAGTTcatatttaattctaatttcCCGCTTTTGAAACTTGAACGCAGTTTCAAGTTTTATTGCAGTAAAAAGTCTGATCAATAATGAAACTTTCCGAAAATTGTGCTGGTCTTGGAGACGTTTCTTTTAGATGAATTCATATTCATATATTATATCCCGTTATTGTTATATTTAATCTAATATTAATCTTATAAAACCATGTGACAAACGATCCTGTTTCTGGTCTCGTGCACTCATCATCCTGCACCATCGTGAGACAGAGCTAGTTGTCCGGGCAAAATATGTAACTTGCCATTATGAAGCGTCCTTTGGTGATACAATCGGATAGCAGCGCCATCTGATAGCCATAGCCCTAATACGCCATTTTCAGATGAGCCGCTATTGCTGTAGGATATAAAATGATGAGTCCCATCACCGGAGAATGCTGCGCATTAAAGCGGGGCACCCTTTTCTTTAACAAACCACTGAATGATAAGATACGGCATATTAATGATCCTTCGTAAATGTATTTCCATGAAAATCCGTTAAAGGAAAATGGAATCGAAATCTTTGCTTGTATGGAGAAAGAAAAGAATAACGAGCAACACATTTTCTTTTCGCCCACACAAACAactttttgattgaaaataatttttactatcgAATTAAGACCATATCAGAGAAAGGTCATATATTTCTAATTGAGATAAAATTAATTTCCGTTGTCCATGACTTTTAAAACACCTTCATAAGTCATAATTCCAACGGTAATGCATATATTGATTTCTTTAAATGTTTATATTAAGAAATATGTAAATGGTGTTTAAAGTTTAACTTCATATTTATGCGGAATTAGATTTAATCGCAAAATATGTATTTAGTTCTACTACATTATAACATTGGATTATAATTGATTCGGACTCGAATTGTATTCACGTAACCTGATATAAATTTAAACCGTTATTGACCTAATGTGGTTTTTGACCCGATATAGACTTGTAATTGAACCGACAAAATCAAAGTGTTATATTACCTGGAAAAAACTCAAATTCGAGAATATCACTCATTAAAATTCGACCCAAAACCTGATCAAGTAACCGTAATTATAGGCCCATGATGAATTACATATGTGCCATTTCCTTAACAAGGTTTGTTTCAATTGCTAGCCAGTTTCATTTAACATATTTAGCCATATAGAAGTATTTTGAAGTATatacgaaaatttgaaaaaaatacgatcatttaacaactttattctaaaaataagcttcgtgaaaattttattcccaaaataagcgttagTACATtcaaacctaggcttggtgcaaaaacgctgttactaacagcgaaaacaaaaaatatatatatattaaagcatcaagttgttgttactaacagcgacttaaggagttgactggtcaactcatatgtcgctgttagtaacagcgacttgatgCTATTATATTTTCCAgtttccttcttcctcatttcagttcaCGCCTTCATTACATTTTCGAGATCTCccttttctttccaccattaaaatcaacttcaatccttcaactaatctcatcaaatttcaagtttgtaccagtaattagttctgtcatcttcctacaGTGACTTAAGgtactatttttttgtgtttttttccattttcgaaaaattagggtttacaaacttttaatcaactttcacataaatgtaggttcataaacttgcaatttactacttcttgttgatcaacagcttattgaggtacgtttttattataaatttttttatttgttgttgattttaaaatgtatgtcatgtatagtggtcatttacacttaaactctatgaatatgacgaatgtagttgttatttaccttgatcttcataatgaggttgtttgttcatgaatttgttgttgaatttaaaatgtatgtcatctatagtggtcatatatttatgaacctgatggtgatgttgattttgtatgtattgttgtagaaatgggtTCATTTcatgtgactgttgtatgcttttggaatggttcaatttgATCAagtagtaacaatgttaagtatgttgggggaagacgtaaactgtttgcatgcaactcaaacatggatttgaatgattttaaacattttatatgctctaagattggcattgacactacaagaagtactgttaatgtaagttttaagtacaatatgagtggagatttgttagcttttccggttgaggatgagaaggctatagatgcaatgtgggagtattcaaggtctacccctaaTCCTTcgttagagttatatgtagaagaggtacccctagggaatgaagatatcaatgttgGGGAAACAACTGCATTCCTCAATGTAACTTCTTCtactccttctcatacgcccttccctacccaagaaacccaaaatccctatatgccatcttcctcttatccttctaatgaacccaatcaacttcaatttcaagtcacaaatgatgatacttttaacttagaagatacaaatgagccatggggtgatgttaatagtgaaagtaatgaattcgtagaagctccttctgaggacgatgtgggtgttgacgaggagactctagctaatgacatgagcttaggcaacattccaacaatcattgctcctacaccttatgcactaaatccccctctagatgaacacgttgcggacaactcttggaggtcttgggattgtgatacaacctacaccgatgaaggagagtttcaaaagggtatgatgtttgataacaaggatgccttgttggacgctgttagattgtatcatattcgtaggaacgttgagtaccgaactgatacttcaaatcaaaccgtgctcacgttgaagtgtaagagagggtaagcttggaggcttagggctaggaagagatcctattcaccatcatgggagattgttacatataaagggaagcatgagggttgtgtattaagtactgaaaatgtgtcagctggacacattcatttaacatcttccgtgattaacaatcttattagaaattgtgttgctcaacacccatcaattaaggtctctatCGTGCGACAAATAgtaaaagaccaatttggtgtcgaagtgacctataagcgggcatggtgtgctaaacagcaatcccttctctccatctatggtacatgggaagattcttatcctcttctttcacgcttcttgaaggcattgcaagtttctaaccccgggactgtagttgagtggttctttaaggaagataatgatgttggtgtgtaCATCCatcctagtattagaactttccaacgtgTGTCAAGGCTttccaacctagtattgagggattcaagtattgcaaaccccttaTTTCCATTGAtggaacacatttgtatggtaagtatcgccatacgttgttaactgcgattgcccaagatgggaacaagggaatcttcccgcttTCCTTTGCTTTGGTTGAGAAAGAATGCATAGCcgcgtggtcttggtttatggcgtgtgttcgtaagcatgtgatgcatagtctAGGGATATGTGTTATTTCCGATAgacatgcgggcattctagcaaccatggaCGAGCCGAAATGGCAACCTCCGaatgcccatcataggttttgcttgcaGCATTTGTTAAGTAGATTCAACcgtcaaatgggtaatgtgaagttAAAGAAGATATATGGAAGGACTGTagagcaaagacaaccacataaggtcatcgagggattgaaggtcattggtgttgctaatcgagaagctcttttttggattgatcaagttggtgatatgtgtaaatggtcaatatgtcatgatg belongs to Amaranthus tricolor cultivar Red isolate AtriRed21 chromosome 17, ASM2621246v1, whole genome shotgun sequence and includes:
- the LOC130804429 gene encoding uncharacterized protein LOC130804429, with product MEIARRASHAGSWYTSNPSKLAEELEGWLKEAGLSKSSDVRGVIAPHAGYSYSGRAAAYAFGNIDPTNISRVFLLGPSHHYYTSQCALSSTTVYETPIGDLPIDLEVIEELKATGKFEMMSLRVDEAEHSMEMHLPYLAKVFEGHPVKVVPILVGAVSAESEAMYGRLLAKYVDDPSNFFSVSSDFCHWGTRFNYTYYDKKHGAIHKSIEALDRMGMDIIETGDPDAFKNYLLKFDNTICGRHPISVFLHMLKNISTKIKIKFLRYEQSSECKSMRDSSVSYASAAAKVDK